A region of Apium graveolens cultivar Ventura unplaced genomic scaffold, ASM990537v1 ctg4823, whole genome shotgun sequence DNA encodes the following proteins:
- the LOC141702247 gene encoding uncharacterized protein LOC141702247 — MAKAAVRFKRVAEAFDIAAKERSPVPESFTDLSDLVDSFIDGEEINKNECALLDVNSDENEGGDYWGNCADLLRGFLHRKCDEEDDHVKLQIQEQVELACRGVGADRSSPELKRRLMIILRQSGSDAGLCKSKWGKTAQLQPGEYEYIDVNVAGKRYIVEVSIASEFELGRSTNGYASLLQILPPIFVGKVEMLEQIVRLMCRAIKKCMKKHEMHVPPWRRHAYMQAKWFTSSYTRSTGEFPEKEGSGSDHEISEKTRAVGFVAVPVKNGSYFCREACVSKVGLRVGNLAMAMNSRMY, encoded by the exons ATGGCAAAAGCCGCTGTTCGATTCAAGAGAGTGGCGGAAGCTTTCGACATAGCGGCTAAGGAGCGATCGCCGGTGCCGGAGAGTTTTACGGATTTGTCGGATCTTGTGGACTCTTTTATTGATGGAGAAGAAATAAATAAGAATGAGTGTGCATTATTAGATGTTAATAGCGATGAAAATGAAGGCGGGGATTATTGGGGAAATTGTGCGGATTTGTTACGTGGATTTTTGCATCGAAAATGTGACGAGGAGGATGATCATGTGAAGCTTCAAATTCAGGAACAAGTTGAATTAGCGTGCCGTGGTGTAGGAGCTGATAGATCTTCGCCGGAGTTGAAGCGCAGGTTGATGATTATTTTACGTCAAAGTGGTTCTGACGCCG GTCTGTGCAAATCAAAGTGGGGAAAAACAGCACAATTACAACCCGGGGAATACGAATACATTGATGTGAATGTAGCTGGAAAGCGTTACATCGTGGAGGTTTCAATTGCCAGTGAGTTCGAATTGGGAAGGTCAACAAACGGATACGCCTCATTACTCCAAATTCTTCCTCCGattttcgttggaaaagttgAAATGCTGGAGCAGATTGTGAGACTGATGTGCAGAGCAATCAAGAAATGTATGAAAAAGCATGAAATGCACGTGCCACCATGGAGACGTCACGCTTACATGCAAGCCAAATGGTTCACCTCTAGTTACACAAGAAGTACAGGTGAATTTCCTGAAAAGGAGGGGTCAGGCTCTGATCACGAGATATCGGAGAAGACGAGAGCGGTTGGATTTGTGGCTGTACCGGTCAAAAATGGTTCTTATTTTTGCAGAGAAGCTTGTGTTAGTAAAGTTGGATTAAGAGTTGGGAACTTGGCTATGGCAATGAATTCTCGGATGTATTAG